One genomic segment of Bradyrhizobium diazoefficiens includes these proteins:
- a CDS encoding DUF4337 domain-containing protein, with translation MSAHESMEHAEHAEHASGSNKKIALLIAVLALFLAISETLGKGAQTESISKNVEAANLWAFFQAKSIRRTVVATAAEQGKLTLAGTADDAQKAALQKQIDDWTKTAQRYRSEPETGEGTEQLAEKAKHAEHERDEATAKYHHFELASAAFQIGIVLASATIITSMIALAYVSGVLTLAGLVMTALGLWWPHLLHLH, from the coding sequence ATGAGCGCACATGAAAGCATGGAGCATGCCGAGCACGCCGAACACGCGTCCGGCTCGAACAAGAAGATCGCCCTTCTGATTGCCGTGCTGGCGCTGTTCCTGGCGATCTCGGAGACGCTCGGCAAGGGCGCGCAGACCGAATCGATCAGCAAGAACGTCGAGGCCGCCAATCTCTGGGCGTTCTTCCAGGCCAAGAGCATCCGCCGCACCGTGGTCGCGACCGCGGCCGAACAGGGCAAGCTCACGCTGGCTGGTACGGCCGACGACGCCCAGAAGGCGGCACTGCAGAAGCAGATCGACGACTGGACCAAGACCGCGCAGCGCTACCGTTCCGAGCCCGAGACCGGCGAAGGCACCGAGCAGCTCGCCGAGAAGGCCAAGCACGCCGAGCACGAGCGCGACGAGGCGACCGCGAAATACCATCACTTCGAGCTGGCGTCCGCCGCTTTCCAGATCGGCATCGTGCTGGCCTCGGCCACCATCATCACCAGCATGATCGCGCTCGCCTATGTCAGCGGCGTCCTGACGCTCGCCGGCCTCGTCATGACCGCGCTTGGCCTGTGGTGGCCGCATCTGCTGCATTTGCATTGA
- a CDS encoding tyrosine recombinase XerC yields the protein MSKAAAPQIELASADPSIAQEMTRWLAHLGAERRLSPKTLEAYGRDLRQCLDFLCSHWGERVTLARFAALEATDIRAFMAMRRADDIAGRSLMRALAGLRSFGRFLEREGKGKVGALTAIRAPKVAKSLPKPLPMASAKRLADADERAGEDRETWILLRDAAVMALLYGSGLRISEALGLKRREVPRPGEGDVLIVTGKGNKTRMVPVLQNVLALVQDYVAMCPYPLPAEGPIFVGARGGPLSPRIIQLAMERLRGALGLPDSATPHALRHSFATHLLSRGGDLRAIQELLGHSSLSTTQVYTGIDSERLLEVYASAHPRR from the coding sequence TCTCGGCGCCGAGCGGCGGCTGTCGCCGAAGACGCTCGAGGCCTATGGCCGCGACTTGCGGCAGTGCCTGGATTTCCTTTGCAGCCATTGGGGCGAGCGCGTGACGCTGGCGCGCTTCGCCGCGCTCGAAGCCACCGACATCCGTGCCTTCATGGCGATGCGCCGCGCCGACGACATCGCCGGCCGCTCGCTGATGCGCGCGCTGGCGGGCCTGCGCTCGTTCGGCCGCTTCCTCGAGCGCGAGGGCAAGGGCAAGGTCGGCGCACTCACGGCCATCCGCGCGCCGAAGGTCGCCAAGAGCCTGCCAAAGCCGCTGCCGATGGCATCGGCCAAGCGCCTTGCCGATGCCGACGAGCGCGCCGGCGAGGACCGCGAGACCTGGATCCTGCTGCGCGACGCCGCCGTGATGGCGCTGCTCTATGGATCGGGCCTGCGCATCTCCGAGGCGCTGGGCCTGAAGCGCCGCGAGGTGCCGCGGCCCGGCGAAGGCGACGTGCTGATCGTGACGGGCAAGGGCAACAAGACCCGCATGGTGCCGGTGCTGCAAAACGTGCTGGCGCTGGTGCAGGACTACGTTGCGATGTGCCCGTATCCACTGCCCGCCGAGGGCCCGATCTTTGTCGGCGCGCGCGGCGGCCCCTTGAGCCCGCGCATCATCCAGCTCGCGATGGAGCGGCTGCGCGGCGCGCTCGGCCTGCCCGACAGCGCGACGCCGCACGCGCTGCGCCATTCCTTTGCCACGCATCTACTGTCACGCGGCGGCGATCTGCGCGCCATCCAGGAATTGCTCGGCCACTCCTCGCTCTCGACGACGCAGGTCTATACCGGCATCGATTCCGAGCGGCTGCTGGAAGTCTATGCCAGCGCGCATCCGCGGCGGTGA